The segment TTCCGCTGCCAACTGGCCGCAACGCGCGGCCGCGGCGGCGCTGACCGGCTTTGCATCCCGCCTTGCATCGGTCATCACCATGACCAGTCTAGGGCAATGGATCGAACCCGGTTTGCATCAGAAAATCCTGTTCATCATCAACTCGCTGACGGGCGGTGGTGCAGAGCGCGTCCTCGCCACGCTGCTGCGCCATTCGGAACCCTGGCGCGATCGTTTCGACATCGAACTCGCGTTGCTCGACGATGAGGCGGATGCCTATGCCGTCCCCGAATGGATCAGGGTGCACCGGCTGGATTGCGGTTTCAGCCTGATCCGCAGCGCCCGCCGTCTGCGTACGCTTGTCGCCGCGCGATCGCCCGACATTACGCTCAGCTTTCTCACCCGGTCCAACGTCGCCAATGCATATGCCATGGCCGGGCGTGCTCGCCCCTGGGTGATCAGCGAGCGCGTGAACACCAGCGCACATCTCGGCACCGGCCCGCGCGCGTCCTTCGGCCGGGCCATGGTGCGCGCTAGTTACCCGCGCGCCGATGCCATCATCGCGGTGTCGGAGGGGGTGTCCGAGGATCTCCGCCTGAATTTCGGCGTCTCGGCCGATCGGCTCGTGGCGATCGCCAACCCGATCGATGCCGAGGCGATCCGCGCGCTTTCGGGCCAGCCCAATCGCTTTGCGGACGGTGCGCCCTATGTCTTTGCGATGGGCCGGCTGGTCGAAAACAAGAATTTCGCGATGCTGATCGATGCCTTTGCCCGTTCGGGGCTCGA is part of the Sphingomonas sp. C3-2 genome and harbors:
- a CDS encoding glycosyltransferase, which translates into the protein MTSLGQWIEPGLHQKILFIINSLTGGGAERVLATLLRHSEPWRDRFDIELALLDDEADAYAVPEWIRVHRLDCGFSLIRSARRLRTLVAARSPDITLSFLTRSNVANAYAMAGRARPWVISERVNTSAHLGTGPRASFGRAMVRASYPRADAIIAVSEGVSEDLRLNFGVSADRLVAIANPIDAEAIRALSGQPNRFADGAPYVFAMGRLVENKNFAMLIDAFARSGLDGRLIIGGEGPLRAQLQGRIDALGLRDRVELAGFLENPFAAVAGARFFVLPSNAEGFPNGLVEAMAIGKAVISTNCPSGPAEILADRPRAAIDGLTIAPHGVLVPCNDADALAQAMQRLADPALCDDLADRALHRALEYTPERAAQRYWDVIEHALAPVRAR